One part of the Lytechinus pictus isolate F3 Inbred chromosome 3, Lp3.0, whole genome shotgun sequence genome encodes these proteins:
- the LOC129257925 gene encoding glucose-6-phosphate 1-dehydrogenase X-like, which yields MTIEALAKKTRPYMKIKDDQEGKLKEFFKENVYYKGSYDDAAEFEHLNDNLKTLEKGKTNRLFYLALPPSVFESVTKHIKGACMAENGWTRVIVEKPFGRDLESSSKLSNHLAGLFTEDQIYRIDHYLGKEMVQNLMVLRFANRMFSPIWNRDSIASVIISFKEPFGTQGRGGYFDEFGIIRDVMQNHLLQILCLTAMEKPASTGAEDIRNEKVKVLKAMAPLTLDDMVLGQYAGDPDGEGDAKEGYLDDPTVPQKSVTPTFAFAKFLVKNERWDGVPFMLKCGKALNERKAEVRVQFKDVPGDIFGNIMRNELVIRVQPNEAVYVKLMTKKPGMAFGTEETELDLTYKSRYKDLPLPDAYERLILDVFCGSQIHFVRNDELAEAWRIFTPVLHEIEAKKPKPIPYKYGSRGPTEADEMAKKNNFHFTGTYKWSNPNKL from the exons ATGACCATTGAAGCACTGGCGAAGAAAACTAGACCATACATGAAG ATCAAGGATGACCAGGAGGGGAAGTTAAAAGAATTCTTCAAGGAGAATGTTTACTACAAGGGATCTTACGACGATGCTGCAGAATTTGAACACCTCAATGACAACCTTAAAACCTTggagaaaggaaagacaaaCAGACTCTTCTACCTGGCTCTTCCTCCGTCCGTCTTCGAATCTGTAACAAAGCATATCAAGGGCGCCTGTATGGCTGAGAA TGGCTGGACCAGGGTAATTGTGGAGAAGCCATTCGGGCGTGATCTGGAGTCATCCTCTAAGCTATCCAATCATCTTGCCGGCCTGTTCACCGAGGACCAGATCTACCGTATCGACCATTACCTTGGCAAGGAGATGGTCCAAAACCTCATGGTGCTAAG atttgCCAATCGTATGTTCAGCCCGATTTGGAATCGAGACAGCATCGCGTCGGTCATCATCTCTTTTAAGGAGCCTTTTGGTACCCAGGGTAGGGGAGGCTACTTTGATGAATTTGGAATCATCAG ggATGTCATGCAGAACCATCTTCTTCAGATCCTATGTCTGACAGCCATGGAGAAGCCTGCTTCAACAGGAGCTGAGGACATCAGAAACGAAAAG GTCAAGGTCCTGAAGGCCATGGCCCCCCTGACTCTTGACGACATGGTCTTAGGTCAGTACGCGGGTGACCCGGACGGAGAAGGGGACGCCAAGGAGGGGTACCTCGATGACCCCACGGTCCCCCAGAAATCGGTCACGCCCACATTTGCTTTTGCCAAGTTCCTGGTTAAGAACGAGAGATGGGATG GTGTGCCATTCATGCTGAAATGTGGAAAAg CCTTGAACGAGCGTAAAGCGGAGGTGAGGGTACAGTTCAAGGACGTCCCCGGTGATATCTTTGGGAACATCATGCGCAACGAACTGGTAATCAGGGTACAACCAAACGAGGCTGTCTACGTTAAACTCATGACCAAGAAACCAGGAATGGCCTTTGGTACTGAAGAGACTGAACTGGATCTGACCTACAAGTCAAGATACAAG GACCTTCCCCTTCCCGATGCTTATGAGCGTCTTATCCTGGATGTCTTCTGTGGCAGTCAGATCCACTTCGTAAGAAACGATGAGCTAGCTGAAGCATGGAGGATCTTCACACCAGTCCTGCATGAGATTGAAGCCAAGAAACCCAAACCGATCCCATACAAATATGGAAG TCGAGGACCAACAGAGGCGGACGAGATGGCCAAAAAGAACAACTTCCACTTCACTGGCACCTACAAATGGAGTAACCCTAACAA ACTTTAA